Genomic window (Leisingera methylohalidivorans DSM 14336):
CCGGCACCCGGTGCCCCGTGCCGCGCTCCGGCCAGCGCCGCGGCTTCCGCCAGCGACCCGGTGCCGAACCGCGCCTTGATCCGGGGCGAGCAGGTGAGGGTCTGCTCCCCGGCAATTTCCTGGTCCTGCAGCGCAACTACCGGCAGGCCTAGGCTATGCGCAAATTCCTGCATCGCGGGCGCTTCCGCTTTCGCCGCGATGGAGGCCAGCGCATCCACCTCAACCCCGGTCAG
Coding sequences:
- a CDS encoding cobalamin biosynthesis protein; the protein is MKVAGIGFRAAATAADLQAALALTGVEVDALASIAAKAEAPAMQEFAHSLGLPVVALQDQEIAGEQTLTCSPRIKARFGTGSLAEAAALAGARHGAPGAGARLLAPRVVTADGLATAAIAERLEP